One stretch of Haladaptatus sp. R4 DNA includes these proteins:
- a CDS encoding AIR synthase family protein has product MTDLGKVDSEFFEEYIFPHLGAERDDVTLGPQHGVDFGVIELGSMASQTESDSVMEVGDVAIATATDPIYIMPSLGFERAAWFAFHILMSDVAVSGLQPTHLAVDFNLPPEITDEEFATIWRTFDREAKKLDVSVVTGHTARYAGCNYPMVGGATAMAVGDPDDVVRPNGARPGDRVLLTKGPAVEATGLLSNQFEDLMDLPEETVEQAKDRFYDMSPVEDARIAAEAGDVSAMHDATEGGVHGALTEMAAASGVHLDVRHDDVPVLPGVLEACEFFDIDPWASISEGTLLLAVAPEDADGVLGALSDAGIPAGDIGEVRDGTGVTVDGEEIEHPEVDPFWGAFEEFMEHE; this is encoded by the coding sequence ATGACCGATCTCGGCAAAGTAGACAGCGAGTTCTTCGAGGAGTACATCTTCCCGCACCTCGGTGCGGAGCGCGACGACGTGACGCTGGGGCCACAGCACGGCGTCGATTTCGGTGTCATCGAGCTTGGCTCGATGGCCAGTCAGACGGAGTCTGACTCTGTTATGGAGGTCGGCGACGTAGCAATCGCCACCGCGACCGACCCCATCTACATCATGCCCTCGCTCGGCTTCGAGCGGGCGGCGTGGTTCGCGTTCCACATCCTGATGAGCGACGTGGCGGTGAGCGGCCTGCAACCCACCCATCTCGCGGTGGATTTCAATCTCCCGCCGGAGATCACGGACGAGGAGTTCGCCACGATTTGGCGGACGTTCGACCGGGAGGCGAAAAAGCTGGACGTCAGCGTCGTCACGGGTCACACTGCCAGATACGCGGGTTGTAACTACCCGATGGTCGGCGGGGCCACCGCGATGGCCGTCGGCGACCCGGACGACGTGGTCCGACCGAACGGCGCGCGTCCCGGCGACCGCGTCCTACTCACGAAAGGTCCGGCGGTCGAGGCGACCGGCCTCCTGAGCAACCAGTTCGAGGACCTGATGGACCTTCCGGAGGAGACCGTCGAGCAGGCGAAAGACCGGTTCTACGACATGAGTCCGGTCGAGGACGCACGGATCGCTGCGGAAGCGGGCGACGTGTCGGCCATGCACGACGCGACGGAGGGCGGCGTGCACGGCGCGTTGACCGAGATGGCGGCCGCGAGCGGGGTCCACCTCGACGTACGCCACGACGACGTGCCGGTTCTGCCGGGCGTGCTGGAAGCCTGCGAGTTCTTCGACATCGACCCGTGGGCGTCCATCAGCGAGGGGACGCTGTTGCTGGCCGTCGCGCCGGAGGACGCCGACGGCGTCCTCGGCGCACTCTCCGACGCCGGGATTCCGGCGGGCGACATCGGCGAGGTTCGGGACGGCACCGGCGTCACGGTGGACGGTGAGGAAATCGAGCATCCGGAGGTAGACCCGTTCTGGGGTGCCTTCGAGGAGTTCATGGAACATGAGTAG
- the thiD gene encoding bifunctional hydroxymethylpyrimidine kinase/phosphomethylpyrimidine kinase produces the protein MSREPAPVSLPVALTIAGSDSGGGAGIQADLKTMEAHGVFGTSAIASVTAQNTRGVEGFTTLPVEDVEAQCEAVLSDFDVRAVKTGMLAEAPVIRSVAEQVADLEIPVVVDPVMVAASGDRLLDPAGEEAYEDLFTHATLVTPNTDEAEVLTGIELTDDESAESAGTALREMGADAALVKGGHVPGETVRDVLVTADGIEVFEHPRIDTNATHGSGCTLASAITARLALGDDLRTAVGGATAFMERAVRYAVDVGEGPGAVHHLVELRNRAARNDTAEAVEGVVQSFVERDVSALVPEVGMNVVGATPYAEAVDETAAVEGRITRTMTGVKPNRGVRFCASSHVARFLLSARENDPSLRFAVNCRFDGDVGAALSTLSGEVAEFDRAAEPEDVKTEEGSTMGWGARQAFESASGTPVAIIDRGEVGKEAIVKLLAADAEELQRRTLALLSALEAREPDEEDEEGASP, from the coding sequence ATGAGTAGAGAACCAGCACCGGTCTCTCTCCCCGTCGCGCTGACCATCGCCGGAAGCGACTCCGGCGGCGGCGCGGGGATTCAGGCCGACCTGAAGACGATGGAAGCGCACGGCGTGTTCGGCACCAGCGCCATCGCGAGCGTTACGGCACAGAACACCCGCGGCGTCGAGGGCTTTACCACGCTCCCGGTCGAGGATGTCGAAGCCCAGTGTGAGGCCGTCCTCTCGGATTTTGACGTTCGGGCGGTCAAGACCGGTATGCTCGCGGAAGCCCCGGTCATTCGGAGCGTCGCGGAGCAGGTCGCGGACCTGGAAATCCCGGTCGTCGTGGACCCCGTGATGGTCGCGGCGTCGGGCGACCGACTGCTCGACCCGGCGGGCGAAGAAGCCTACGAGGACCTGTTCACCCACGCGACCCTCGTCACGCCCAACACGGACGAGGCCGAAGTCCTGACGGGCATCGAGCTAACGGACGACGAGAGCGCCGAGTCCGCAGGAACCGCGCTCCGCGAGATGGGTGCGGACGCCGCGCTCGTGAAGGGCGGTCACGTCCCCGGCGAGACGGTTCGGGACGTGCTCGTCACGGCCGACGGCATCGAAGTCTTCGAACATCCGCGCATCGACACAAACGCGACTCACGGGTCGGGATGCACGCTCGCCAGCGCCATCACCGCCCGACTCGCGCTGGGGGACGACCTTCGAACGGCGGTCGGCGGCGCGACGGCGTTCATGGAGCGCGCAGTCCGCTACGCCGTCGACGTCGGCGAGGGACCGGGTGCCGTTCACCACCTCGTCGAACTCCGGAACCGGGCGGCGCGGAACGACACGGCCGAGGCGGTCGAAGGCGTCGTTCAGTCGTTCGTCGAACGGGACGTGAGCGCCCTCGTCCCGGAGGTCGGGATGAACGTCGTCGGGGCGACGCCGTACGCCGAGGCGGTGGACGAAACCGCCGCCGTCGAGGGGCGAATCACACGAACCATGACCGGCGTGAAACCGAACCGCGGCGTGCGATTTTGCGCGTCGAGCCACGTCGCCCGGTTCCTGCTCTCGGCGCGGGAGAACGACCCCAGCCTGCGGTTTGCGGTCAATTGTCGATTCGATGGCGATGTCGGGGCGGCGCTCTCGACGCTCAGCGGCGAGGTCGCGGAGTTCGACCGCGCGGCGGAACCGGAGGACGTGAAGACCGAGGAGGGGAGCACGATGGGTTGGGGTGCTCGACAGGCGTTCGAGTCGGCGAGCGGAACGCCCGTCGCGATAATCGACCGCGGGGAGGTCGGCAAGGAAGCCATCGTGAAACTGCTCGCGGCGGACGCCGAGGAACTCCAGCGACGGACGCTGGCACTCCTCTCCGCGCTGGAGGCGCGGGAACCGGACGAGGAAGACGAGGAGGGGGCATCACCATGA
- a CDS encoding NmrA/HSCARG family protein — protein sequence MPPERVLVAGATGRQGGAVARHLLERGVEVHALTRDGGSDAARELDERGAVVVEGDLGEKESLVDAVHDVDGVYGVTTSVAGLDAEVEQGTNLGEVAADHGVDHFVFSSVWGANEGSGVPFFDTKATIERRLSDLDLPLTVVRPVFFMQNLEGMRDDIMNETLSMALEPRTPLYMVDVDDIGAVVAEAFEKRTNYVEREIDLAGDELTLSAMAVRLSKSIGIDVTADHVPIDAFEKRAGEDYAAMYRWFNRGDAPIDLAELRSSHDGRFTLFEEYLDEHEWSGSEG from the coding sequence ATGCCACCGGAACGCGTACTCGTGGCGGGAGCGACTGGGCGACAGGGTGGGGCCGTCGCGCGCCACCTCCTGGAACGCGGCGTCGAAGTCCACGCCCTGACCAGGGACGGGGGAAGCGACGCTGCCCGAGAACTCGACGAACGGGGTGCGGTCGTCGTGGAGGGAGACCTCGGGGAGAAGGAGTCGCTCGTGGACGCCGTGCACGATGTGGACGGCGTGTACGGCGTCACCACGTCGGTCGCCGGATTGGACGCCGAAGTCGAACAGGGGACGAACCTCGGGGAAGTCGCCGCCGACCACGGCGTCGATCACTTCGTGTTCAGTTCGGTGTGGGGTGCGAACGAGGGGTCGGGCGTTCCGTTCTTCGACACGAAAGCGACCATCGAGCGCCGACTGTCGGATCTCGATCTGCCGTTGACGGTCGTCCGGCCCGTGTTCTTCATGCAGAACTTGGAAGGCATGCGCGACGACATCATGAACGAGACGCTTTCGATGGCACTCGAACCGCGCACGCCGTTGTACATGGTGGACGTGGACGACATCGGCGCAGTCGTCGCGGAGGCCTTCGAGAAGCGAACGAACTACGTCGAGCGGGAAATCGACCTCGCGGGTGACGAACTCACGTTGTCGGCGATGGCGGTTCGGCTGTCGAAGAGTATCGGAATCGACGTGACCGCCGATCACGTTCCGATCGACGCCTTCGAAAAGCGGGCGGGAGAGGACTATGCGGCCATGTACCGCTGGTTCAACCGCGGGGATGCACCCATCGACCTCGCCGAGTTGCGGTCGTCTCACGACGGACGGTTCACGCTGTTCGAGGAGTATCTGGACGAACACGAGTGGAGCGGATCGGAAGGCTAG
- a CDS encoding AIR synthase family protein: MTDIGKIDRDFFDEHVYPYLGAEREDELLGPKHGVDFGVIDIGDHVVALATDPLSLLPELGFEKAGWFAFHVVMSDVAVSGLQPSHLAVEFNLPPEITDEEFAAVWKTFDREAKKLDVSIVTGHTARYSGCQYPWVGGATTLAVGKKENLVRPDGARPGDRVLVTKGPGVETAGFLVTLFEDRIDLPADDIEDAKDRFYDMSPVEDALVAADAGGVTAMHDATECGIHGALVEMARSAGVRFDVRHDDVPVLPGVLEACEFFDIDPWASTTEGTLVLTVEADAAETVLAAFDDADIPAAEMGKVSEGDGVYVDGDRIEHPDVDPSLQVFAELSADRE, translated from the coding sequence ATGACCGACATCGGGAAGATCGACCGCGATTTCTTCGACGAACACGTCTACCCCTATCTCGGCGCGGAGCGCGAGGACGAACTCCTCGGGCCGAAACACGGCGTGGACTTTGGCGTCATCGATATCGGCGACCACGTCGTCGCGCTCGCCACGGACCCGCTCTCGCTGCTCCCGGAACTCGGCTTCGAGAAGGCCGGATGGTTCGCGTTCCACGTCGTGATGAGCGACGTGGCGGTGAGCGGCCTGCAACCGAGCCACCTCGCGGTGGAGTTCAACCTCCCGCCGGAGATCACGGACGAGGAGTTCGCTGCGGTCTGGAAGACCTTCGACCGCGAGGCGAAAAAGCTGGACGTCAGCATCGTCACGGGCCACACCGCCCGCTATTCGGGGTGTCAGTATCCGTGGGTCGGCGGCGCGACGACGTTGGCCGTCGGAAAGAAGGAAAACCTCGTCCGCCCGGACGGCGCGAGACCGGGCGACCGCGTGTTGGTGACGAAGGGACCGGGCGTGGAGACGGCGGGCTTTCTGGTGACGCTGTTCGAGGACCGGATCGACCTGCCGGCAGACGATATCGAGGACGCCAAGGACCGGTTCTACGACATGAGTCCGGTCGAGGACGCGCTGGTCGCGGCCGATGCGGGCGGCGTGACGGCCATGCACGACGCGACGGAGTGCGGGATTCACGGTGCGCTGGTCGAGATGGCGCGCTCGGCGGGCGTCCGCTTCGACGTGCGCCACGACGACGTGCCGGTTCTGCCGGGCGTGCTGGAAGCCTGCGAGTTTTTCGACATCGACCCGTGGGCGTCCACGACCGAGGGGACGCTCGTCCTGACGGTCGAAGCCGACGCCGCCGAAACCGTCCTCGCCGCGTTCGACGACGCGGATATTCCGGCGGCCGAAATGGGGAAGGTGAGCGAGGGCGATGGCGTCTACGTTGATGGCGACCGAATCGAGCATCCCGATGTAGACCCCTCGTTGCAGGTGTTCGCCGAGTTGTCGGCCGACCGGGAGTGA
- a CDS encoding gamma carbonic anhydrase family protein, whose amino-acid sequence MVRTYEFEGGEPSIHEEAHVCREATLVGDVTVGADASVWPGAVLRGDAAPVRIGRESHIGDNAVLHASTVGDRVMVGHGAVLNEATIGDGSLVGFNATINTDVHVGERSIVAAGTVTLEEADIPPESFVRGVPAQVTPLSETTIDAADIFESYSSGEYTGLAERHEGLFE is encoded by the coding sequence ATGGTTCGAACGTACGAGTTCGAAGGGGGTGAGCCGTCGATACACGAGGAGGCCCACGTTTGCCGGGAGGCAACGTTGGTCGGGGACGTGACGGTCGGTGCCGACGCCAGCGTCTGGCCCGGTGCGGTGCTACGCGGTGATGCGGCACCGGTTCGAATCGGCCGGGAGTCGCACATCGGGGACAACGCGGTGCTCCACGCGTCGACCGTCGGTGACCGAGTGATGGTCGGTCACGGCGCGGTGCTGAACGAAGCGACGATCGGCGACGGGTCCCTCGTCGGATTTAACGCGACGATAAACACGGACGTCCACGTCGGCGAGCGGAGCATCGTCGCCGCAGGGACCGTCACGCTCGAAGAGGCGGACATCCCGCCGGAATCGTTCGTTCGGGGGGTTCCCGCGCAGGTGACGCCGCTCTCGGAGACGACCATCGACGCGGCGGACATCTTCGAATCGTACTCGTCGGGCGAGTATACGGGACTCGCCGAGCGCCACGAAGGACTGTTCGAGTAG